TTTGTCAAGGACATCGAGATCTTTCATCCACAAAACCTTTGGAGTTGCATTTCTCATTTCGTCAACCTCACCATTCAGCTTATCCCTCTCAGCACACAGCTGTTGAACCTTCTCAAGAGTCAACGTTCCTATTGCCATCGACAGCAAGTAGTCATAATCACTAGCCCTAACTCCTCTATTTGACTCCTCTGGACTCTCTTCGCTATCTTCTGCATCATCAGTTGTGTCTGCAGCAACAGCTTCAACAGCCTTTTTCTTGGGGAAAGGAGTAAAACCTTTATTCTTCAATTCAAGCAAGAGATCAGCTCTCTTCCTGTTGTTCACAATGATTTCTCCTTTCACAACTCCAAGGATGAATTTCACCTTGTTCTCAATTCTCAGCAACTCCAATTCGAGAATCTCTAATAGAGCTCTCTGCATAAGTTAAAAGTATACAGTCAATGGCTAGCATTCAGGAGGAAGAAATGTATTTCAGTTCAGCTATTTCATAAACTTGCCTTTCTTTTCTCATAATACTGGAGTCGTACATGGTAGAACTCCTCAAGAACTACAGCAAGAGAATTTAAACGGTAAATAGCAGCATATATTTTCCACAAATCTAATATAATTTAGTGGGCATTACGTACTCTCTTCTGGGGTGTCATATTTCTTAATTTTGCCCCTAGAGTCAAAAAGGTGCATATTGCTGGTGCTTATTGTAGTAGTTAGCTTAAACTTTTTAAGCAAACCCTCTTGCTGGGCCAGTAGCAGATTCTCCTCTGACAAGGTCACTTCAAAATGTACAGAGTTCTCATCACCATAGGCTTTTACTTCCTGCAAGGAGAAGCTCCTTATTATTTGTCTACCTTAAAGTACTTctcaaaagaaaataaataaatcagtGATTAACTCAATGGACGTACCTTTATGAAGGCATCCTTGGCCTTGTCAGTTGACACTGTCATGGATTCCAAAAACTGCTTATAATCCTCTGTCCACCTCCGGACCGGCAACTCAGAAATCCTAAGAGTCGTTTCATTGACCTCCTCTATGATACCAGTTACAGTGTAGGTAGCTCCAGTTTCTTTCGTTGCTGTTTTCTCTATTATTCCTTTGAAACCTTTATACCATGGATCCATTGGCTCCATTAGCTCATCATTCAGTAAGCGCCTTACATTAGCGACAAGGTCCCTTGGATTATAATTTGGAACATATGAACTCCAACCCGTCCCTATACCTTCACTGCCATTCACAAGTACCATTGGAATGATTGGTACATACCTAAGTGAAAAGAGAATCAACGGTCAGTTATTTGCAATCGTTTGATTTTTCTTCGCTAGATATGAAAGTATATAATTTGTCTATTAGATTATAGTTACCAAGTAGGCTCAATAGATTGCCCATCTTCATTCAAGTAATCAAGAATGGTATCATCATCCTTGGGAAACAGAAACCTTGCAATTGGTGAAAGCCTAGTGTAAATGTACCTAGAGCTTGCATGATCTTTACCTCCCTGCAATTGAAGGATGTGCGGTAGATGAATAAATGAAAGAAGGAATTGCGTCATATAAAAGTAAGATTCATATAATGAAATTTAGTTTCTCACCATATTTCGAGTACCAAATTGACCATTTGGTTGCAAAAGATTTACATTATTGCTGCCAACATAGTCCTGTGCCATTCCAATGATGGTGCTGCTAAGACTCTGCTCACCATGATGGTAAGCTGAGTGCTCAGAGACATAACCAGAAAATTGGGAAACTTTTGCTTCCTTGAAAAAATTCCTCTTAAATGCACAAAACAGAATCTTCCTTTGACCCGGTTTCAAACCATCAAGCATTGATGGAATGGACCTTTGAAGGTCAGCCATTGAAAACAGAATAAGCTCTTTGTTAACAAATTCGGTGTATGAGATGTACTTGTCTTTCTGGTCTAGATGGGTACCAGGCTGCATAGGACAAGAAAAAATAGAGATTAACTAGTCAAATTGGGAAATTTTAGATGCATTGTAATCAATactgaaataaaaatattattggtcCCAACCTCAAATTGTCTAAGCCAATTCTTCCTTGCTTCTATCTTCTTCTTACTGAAAGCAAGTTCTATTGATTCCCCATCTTGGTTATCTGCCCAGAAAAAATCTTTCCTGTGTTTCTGAAGATCTTGGAAGTACTCTTTTCCTTCCTTTGAAGTACTTGTTCCCAACCCCTGTCAAGGCAGTAAAGAGAACAATTAGAAGAAAGCTACATCTGATGGTTTTATGAAATGTTTGGTAGACAAACCTTATAGTACTTAATAGACCAACCACTTGAATTATCACCCAAACTATTTCTCCATGACTCATACTCAGGCATGGTATAAAATGCCAGTACCCTCCCATTTTTATGAGTAGCCTGCAAAACAACAATGTTCAGACTAATGTATTTACTAAAAAATCTTCCGAACCTGATTGATGTACTTTGGCTCTTTTAAAAAAGGTATAAATTTCACCTTCACAATTGGTGTTATGAACTCCACCAAGAAAGACGGAACTTTCAGCAAGGACGGCCAAAAAGTGTGGATGAAATTAATTAAGAGACCCTTGATATGTGAACCATCATGATCCTACACAAGTATAAAATATAGTTCAATTACAGTGAAAAATCACAAACCATTCAACATAAGCAGAAAGATGGATATTGCAGAAGCAAGGGCACCTGATCAGTCATAATCATTAGATGACCATATCTGAGCGATTTGACAGTGTCATATTCTTTGCCTGTCTGAAGTCCAAGAATCTTCTTGATAGCTTCAATTTCTTTATTTTCTGAAACCTGTTTATGACTTGCTTCCCTTACATTTAGCAGTTTACCCCTCAAAGGGAACACGCCATAGTGATCTCGCCCAACAACAGACATTCCAGCCATCTGTGAAACAGCTCAGTTCCCTTAGAAGCACATCAAAGGTGGTATTGAACATAATGAGGTTAAAGAAAGTCAAAAAGGTATAGCATACAGCTAGAGCCTTGGCTGAATCTCCTTCAGTCAAAATCAATGTGCATTTATCGGAATTCCTCCCTCCTGCATCATTAGCATCTTCTAGCTTTTCCACGTTGACCTTCCCAGATTTTTTCCCATCAGTCTTCTTAAGGTCTTTGCTATTTTTAAAGTCTGCCCAGGAGAGTAGAGTGTCCACAATGCCAATATTCTTCTCCACTGTAGTAATGTCGGGAAAATGATAATCAAAACCACCACATACTTAATAGAAATAATAACATAATTGGTCTTTGCAAGCATAAAAGAGAACGACCTGTAGTTGAACTAACGTACCTTTCTTCAGAAAATCTGGTTGAAGTTCACATTTCGAACCAAAACTGCTCTGACGCAGGGTCAAGGTTTCTTTAGTTTGTGAATCAAAAGCAGGATTGTCAATGAGAGCATTAACAAACATCCATAAATGGTTCTTCACTGCGTGGGCTTTGATGTTAGCATTTTTATTCTTCTTGTTCACAACACCCATTACGTGGTTAGCTATCTGGTTGGCCACATAATCAACGTGAGTTCCACCCTTAATTGTCGCGATGCTATTCACAAAACTGACCTGCCCAAATTATCATGCTAGACCATGTTAGTTTCAAACCTAAAAATTTCATAGATTACAACTATAGTTTTGGCTCAAGCAACTTGTCATCAGTACCTGTTGAAATTGTCCTTCACTCAAACTCACACATATCTCCCACCTTAATACTCCGTCCGCGTCTTTAACTTTTAGGAACTCCCTGCAAAATTAGTGAATGTTAGCATACCTTTCAAAGTAAAAAAAGAAGGAAGTAAAGTAAAGATAAATTTTTTGACAGTTAACCTTTTCGCATCAGTAGCATCTAAGAAAAGCTTGCAATACTCTTCAAATGATTTGACGGGAATGCGCTGTTCATTGAGTTTCACCTTGACAGTCTTTCCGAGACATCCACCCAAATCGATCACTCTCTTCCTCATTAGAGCAACAACATCTGCTTCAAGGTTTTCCATGTTAAACTTTGCCAAGTCTGGCTTAAATGAAACTTTTGTCCAATTCTCGCTTGCTTTGCATTTTGTTATGATTGGTTCAGACTTCTTTCCCATGTTGTTAGAGAAAACCTTCATTGACACAACACATAATTCACTTGTTTAGAAAACAGCACTCAACCAACAATCAAAGCAACTATAAAAAGTAGTATTTCGAAAGAGCCGCATCCTCATTGACAATCGAAAATCCCAAATTTCCATTTTCCTAACTAATAAGATCTTCAGCCGGCTCTAAGGCTTACAAATTAGATATGTATTATATTTTAATAAACTGTTCAACTCCCCTAAACAATTGTAATTAACCATCAGTAAATCCACTTGCTTAAAATCAAGTAGTAAATTATCCTATACCTTCTCATTTAAATATCATAAATACCACAATTATCAATTGATTCACAGTTTGTAAAATAAATTAGATATCCTAAAACCTATTAAAGTCACCGTCAGTATATTCATAATCTCATTCAAAATTTCCGACATAAAAAATATGCACATTGCTGTTAATCAGAGACTAAAACTCCCATAATAACTAAGATTAAACACAGTAGCTTTCAACCATAATATTACGGAAATATACACCCCATAATAAAATATAAAACCACATAGCCCAGTATACAATACTacaaagcattatacataatgtattcAACCTTATATAAAAGATGTTTATACACAAGTATGAGCTAAATCCTCAAAGGTGTAAAATGTGAGGAATTACCTGCTTATATTTCCTCTGTCGTTTTCCATCAGCAGTTTCAATAACAAATTGAGTAGAAAAAATGTTGGTAAGCTTAGCACCATATCCATTTCTACCACCAGTAGTCTTCTTCTCAGCATCATCATAATTACTACTAGTCAACAAATGCCCGAAAATCAGCTCAGGCACATAAACACCTTCTTCCTGATGTATCTCAACAGGAATCCCATCACCGTTATTATATACGCTAACCAAATTCTCTTCAGGATCAATCACTACTTCAAGCGCGTCCATTTTAGGATCTCTCTGTTTATTATCAGCTGCATTTACTAAGATCTCGTCGAAGATCTTGTACAAACCGGGCACGTATGTGACCGGTCGATGTACCATGCTCTCGTTCTCCCATACCCAAAGTGTTTGTGTGTGCTTTTCGACAGATCCGATGTATGTATCGGGTCGAAGAAGGATGTGTTCGAGTTGGGTTTTCTTTTGGTAGGTTTGTTCGATTGTTTTGCTAATGTTCGCATTGTTGCTTGATTGAAGTGGGAGTTTTTTGGTTGCCATTGTGACACAGAGATGGGTGAATTTTGAGAGTGAAGGTTAGGGTTTATAAAATGGGCGCTCTAACGGTAAAGTTGAGagatttgaaatttgaattttgaattctGAAATGGACCGCTCAGATGTGGGTTTTGTGATCTGACGGTTCGTTGTGTGCCTCCATGGCATATTAGATGACGTGTATTGCAAATTTACAATTTGTTAGAGTGCTGCAGTCCTATACAATTAAAATGGACAT
The sequence above is a segment of the Lycium barbarum isolate Lr01 chromosome 6, ASM1917538v2, whole genome shotgun sequence genome. Coding sequences within it:
- the LOC132644729 gene encoding DNA topoisomerase 2 isoform X2 yields the protein MATKKLPLQSSNNANISKTIEQTYQKKTQLEHILLRPDTYIGSVEKHTQTLWVWENESMVHRPVTYVPGLYKIFDEILVNAADNKQRDPKMDALEVVIDPEENLVSVYNNGDGIPVEIHQEEGVYVPELIFGHLLTSSNYDDAEKKTTGGRNGYGAKLTNIFSTQFVIETADGKRQRKYKQVFSNNMGKKSEPIITKCKASENWTKVSFKPDLAKFNMENLEADVVALMRKRVIDLGGCLGKTVKVKLNEQRIPVKSFEEYCKLFLDATDAKREFLKVKDADGVLRWEICVSLSEGQFQQVSFVNSIATIKGGTHVDYVANQIANHVMGVVNKKNKNANIKAHAVKNHLWMFVNALIDNPAFDSQTKETLTLRQSSFGSKCELQPDFLKKVEKNIGIVDTLLSWADFKNSKDLKKTDGKKSGKVNVEKLEDANDAGGRNSDKCTLILTEGDSAKALAMAGMSVVGRDHYGVFPLRGKLLNVREASHKQVSENKEIEAIKKILGLQTGKEYDTVKSLRYGHLMIMTDQDHDGSHIKGLLINFIHTFWPSLLKVPSFLVEFITPIVKATHKNGRVLAFYTMPEYESWRNSLGDNSSGWSIKYYKGLGTSTSKEGKEYFQDLQKHRKDFFWADNQDGESIELAFSKKKIEARKNWLRQFEPGTHLDQKDKYISYTEFVNKELILFSMADLQRSIPSMLDGLKPGQRKILFCAFKRNFFKEAKVSQFSGYVSEHSAYHHGEQSLSSTIIGMAQDYVGSNNVNLLQPNGQFGTRNMGGKDHASSRYIYTRLSPIARFLFPKDDDTILDYLNEDGQSIEPTWYVPIIPMVLVNGSEGIGTGWSSYVPNYNPRDLVANVRRLLNDELMEPMDPWYKGFKGIIEKTATKETGATYTVTGIIEEVNETTLRISELPVRRWTEDYKQFLESMTVSTDKAKDAFIKEVKAYGDENSVHFEVTLSEENLLLAQQEGLLKKFKLTTTISTSNMHLFDSRGKIKKYDTPEEILEEFYHVRLQYYEKRKRALLEILELELLRIENKVKFILGVVKGEIIVNNRKRADLLLELKNKGFTPFPKKKAVEAVAADTTDDAEDSEESPEESNRGVRASDYDYLLSMAIGTLTLEKVQQLCAERDKLNGEVDEMRNATPKVLWMKDLDVLDKQLDEQDKIDFQTEEAREKIKKKTMKAAGSKAPKPKPRKTTKKAGVVESTAEPMDVSVGSTAETAKVTEVVKPKGRGGGSKKAPAKAKPVAVEDEEDDDEVLALKDRLAAYNLNSSPDRSEVMETEASKAQKKAPARKAAAQKKTLPSTADVSDDEDEIEISDDEFEPEVAVEGEKKGGRKPAASKAAAKPPKKRAPAAANKQSLSIGQRLITEVLKPAEEAGVSPDRKVRKMRESPFNKKSGAVMASPVSSLGSLEVEEQVSEPVVAPKTRPQRVNRGKKTTYVISDSDTEDEENNDFEPSDDSDFDGDDD
- the LOC132644729 gene encoding DNA topoisomerase 2 isoform X1; translated protein: MATKKLPLQSSNNANISKTIEQTYQKKTQLEHILLRPDTYIGSVEKHTQTLWVWENESMVHRPVTYVPGLYKIFDEILVNAADNKQRDPKMDALEVVIDPEENLVSVYNNGDGIPVEIHQEEGVYVPELIFGHLLTSSNYDDAEKKTTGGRNGYGAKLTNIFSTQFVIETADGKRQRKYKQVFSNNMGKKSEPIITKCKASENWTKVSFKPDLAKFNMENLEADVVALMRKRVIDLGGCLGKTVKVKLNEQRIPVKSFEEYCKLFLDATDAKREFLKVKDADGVLRWEICVSLSEGQFQQVSFVNSIATIKGGTHVDYVANQIANHVMGVVNKKNKNANIKAHAVKNHLWMFVNALIDNPAFDSQTKETLTLRQSSFGSKCELQPDFLKKVEKNIGIVDTLLSWADFKNSKDLKKTDGKKSGKVNVEKLEDANDAGGRNSDKCTLILTEGDSAKALAMAGMSVVGRDHYGVFPLRGKLLNVREASHKQVSENKEIEAIKKILGLQTGKEYDTVKSLRYGHLMIMTDQDHDGSHIKGLLINFIHTFWPSLLKVPSFLVEFITPIVKATHKNGRVLAFYTMPEYESWRNSLGDNSSGWSIKYYKGLGTSTSKEGKEYFQDLQKHRKDFFWADNQDGESIELAFSKKKIEARKNWLRQFEPGTHLDQKDKYISYTEFVNKELILFSMADLQRSIPSMLDGLKPGQRKILFCAFKRNFFKEAKVSQFSGYVSEHSAYHHGEQSLSSTIIGMAQDYVGSNNVNLLQPNGQFGTRNMGGKDHASSRYIYTRLSPIARFLFPKDDDTILDYLNEDGQSIEPTWYVPIIPMVLVNGSEGIGTGWSSYVPNYNPRDLVANVRRLLNDELMEPMDPWYKGFKGIIEKTATKETGATYTVTGIIEEVNETTLRISELPVRRWTEDYKQFLESMTVSTDKAKDAFIKEVKAYGDENSVHFEVTLSEENLLLAQQEGLLKKFKLTTTISTSNMHLFDSRGKIKKYDTPEEILEEFYHVRLQYYEKRKRALLEILELELLRIENKVKFILGVVKGEIIVNNRKRADLLLELKNKGFTPFPKKKAVEAVAADTTDDAEDSEESPEESNRGVRASDYDYLLSMAIGTLTLEKVQQLCAERDKLNGEVDEMRNATPKVLWMKDLDVLDKQLDEQDKIDFQTEEAREKIKKKTMKAAGSKAPKPKPRKTTKKAGVVESTAEPMDVSVGSTAETAKVTEVVKPKGRGGGSKKAPAKQAKPVAVEDEEDDDEVLALKDRLAAYNLNSSPDRSEVMETEASKAQKKAPARKAAAQKKTLPSTADVSDDEDEIEISDDEFEPEVAVEGEKKGGRKPAASKAAAKPPKKRAPAAANKQSLSIGQRLITEVLKPAEEAGVSPDRKVRKMRESPFNKKSGAVMASPVSSLGSLEVEEQVSEPVVAPKTRPQRVNRGKKTTYVISDSDTEDEENNDFEPSDDSDFDGDDD